The Acidimicrobiia bacterium nucleotide sequence GCTCACTCGGTGCCGCGCTCGCCGTCAGCGGCCAACTCGGTCGTGCGGGCGCCGGGATCGCCGACGTCGCGCGCGAGGCGTTCGTGTACGCGATGTCACGCGCGTCGCTCGTGACCGCGGCGATCGCGGTGCTCGGCGCGCTCGTTGCCTGGCGCTTCCTGCCCGCGCGCGCGACCGACGACGAAATTGTGCCCGCGCGTCAGCCCGCGTCGGCGAGGCCGATCGGACAACTCAGGCCGGTGCCGCCGAGCCCGCAGTAACCACCGGGGTTCTTCGCCAGGTACTGCTGGTGGTAGTCCTCGGCGTAATAGAAGGTGGGCGCGGGCAGGATCTCGGTGGTGATCTCGCCGTAGCCCGCGGCGCGCAGCACCTCTTGGTACATGTCACGCGACGTCTTCGCAGCCTCGAGCTGCGCGTCGGTGGAGCAGTAGATGCCGGAGCGGTACTGCGTGCCGACGTCGTTGCCCTGGCGCATGCCCTGGGTGGGATCGTGGCTCTCCCAGAACAGCTTCAGCAACCGCTCGTAGGGGATCACCTCGGGGTCGAACACCACGAGCACCGCCTCGGTGTGGCCGGTGCGACCGGAGCACACCTCCTGGTACGACGGGTTCGGCGTGATGCCCGCGGCGTACCCGACGGCGGTGGTGTACACACCGTCGGCCTGCCAGAAGACGCGCTCCGCGCCCCAGAAGCAGCCGAGGCCGAACATTGCCTGTTCGAGGCCGTCGGGAAACGGCGGCGTGAGCTTGTGGCCGTTGACGAAGTGCTCGGCGGGCACGGGCATCTCGGTGTCCCTGCCAGGAAGTGCGTCGCCGACCGAGGGCATGTCGTTCTTGCGACCAAACAGCGCCATGGTTCTCCTTCCCCGATCAGTCTTCCGGGCGCGCGCGACGTTACGCCCTCATCTTGTGCTTCTTGTTCTTGTGTTTCTTCTTCTTCGACTTGTCCCCCGCGGTGCCCATGGTGACGGCGGTGTCGTCGCCGACGATCGACGCGAGGTGGTGCACGCGCTCGCGCAGGTCCCGAACGTCGACGAGCAGATCGTCGAGACGTTGGATGAGCTCGCTGGCGTCGAACTGCAAGCGCGCGGCTGTCTCTGGCTCCACCGGAGTGAGCGACTCGATGACCTCGCGAAGACTCCGCCCGAGTCCCGCTTGTCGCTCCATTTGGACAGGCTACGCGCGTTCGAGCACCGCTCCGGGAATCGCGCCGGAGTTCGCGCTGGGGTTCACGTGATCGCGCACCTTGCGCATCGTCTTGGCGAGCTGTTGGAGCTCTTTGGGCGTGAGCACGCTGACGAAGCACTCGTCGAGATGCTCGAGGTGCACGGGCACCGCGGCCTCGATGCGCGCGAGCCCGGCCGCGGTGAGCGACGCATAGGCCACGCGGCGGTCCTCCGGGCACTGCTCGCGCACGACGAGGTGCGCCTTCTCGAGGCGATCGATCGCGCGCGTGAGGCCGCTCGGTGACAGCGCCACCTGCGCGGCCAGGTCGCACATTCGCAGCCGGTGGCCGGGCGACCGAGCCAAGCGCAGGAGCACCTCGAACCACTGGACGGACAGCGCGCACTCCTCCGTGAGCCGCCGCTCGAGCGCCGCCGACAACCCGGCGTGCGCTTCGAACAGGAGGATGGCAGCGGTGAGCCGTTCGTCGTCGAAGGGGGCGTCCGGAGCCACGGAGGAAGAATATCCGTAAACACTTGCACGCGCAAGGATCTGGGCTACGTGCGCATCCGCAACGAGCTC carries:
- the msrA gene encoding peptide-methionine (S)-S-oxide reductase MsrA, producing the protein MALFGRKNDMPSVGDALPGRDTEMPVPAEHFVNGHKLTPPFPDGLEQAMFGLGCFWGAERVFWQADGVYTTAVGYAAGITPNPSYQEVCSGRTGHTEAVLVVFDPEVIPYERLLKLFWESHDPTQGMRQGNDVGTQYRSGIYCSTDAQLEAAKTSRDMYQEVLRAAGYGEITTEILPAPTFYYAEDYHQQYLAKNPGGYCGLGGTGLSCPIGLADAG
- a CDS encoding MarR family transcriptional regulator, with the protein product MAPDAPFDDERLTAAILLFEAHAGLSAALERRLTEECALSVQWFEVLLRLARSPGHRLRMCDLAAQVALSPSGLTRAIDRLEKAHLVVREQCPEDRRVAYASLTAAGLARIEAAVPVHLEHLDECFVSVLTPKELQQLAKTMRKVRDHVNPSANSGAIPGAVLERA